One stretch of Candidatus Polarisedimenticolia bacterium DNA includes these proteins:
- a CDS encoding threonine synthase: MRESASQSSLFDHLECSRCDLSYTAGGPAGVCRCGAPLLARYRLEPGKMSRETLRDRPSGLWRWREVLPPAEPVTLGEGGTPLLALPAMARELGLRDLWVKEEGCNPTGSFKARGLAMAVTMAKRFDVKALSIPSAGNAGSALSAYGAAAGIPVHVFLPRDTPRLFFDEAQAYGARVVPVEGTIRDCAAAMKKEGEGRGWFDVSTLKEPYRIEGKKTMGYEIAEQLEWELPDWILYPTGGGTGLIGMVKAFDEMEALGWIGPRRPRMVAVQAQGCAPIVRAFEEGKEAASPWEDAETRAWGLRVPAPLGDRLILQGVRATRGTALAVSDTEMEQGSASLARSAGILACPEGGSTVAALRRLCGDGTIRPGERAVVFNTGTGLKYLDSASAPGPG, from the coding sequence ATCATCTCGAATGCTCGCGCTGCGATCTCTCCTACACGGCCGGCGGGCCGGCGGGCGTGTGCCGCTGCGGCGCGCCGCTGCTGGCGCGCTATCGGCTGGAGCCGGGCAAGATGTCGCGGGAGACGCTGCGCGACCGCCCGTCCGGATTGTGGCGCTGGCGGGAAGTCCTTCCCCCGGCTGAGCCGGTCACTCTGGGCGAGGGAGGCACGCCGCTGCTGGCTCTACCGGCGATGGCGCGCGAGCTGGGATTGCGGGATCTGTGGGTCAAGGAAGAGGGGTGCAATCCGACCGGCTCGTTCAAGGCGCGCGGCCTGGCGATGGCCGTCACCATGGCGAAGCGCTTCGACGTGAAGGCGCTTTCGATTCCTTCCGCGGGCAATGCCGGCTCGGCCCTGTCGGCCTACGGCGCGGCGGCCGGAATCCCGGTGCACGTCTTCCTGCCGCGCGACACGCCGCGGCTCTTCTTCGACGAGGCGCAAGCCTACGGAGCGCGGGTTGTGCCGGTCGAGGGGACCATCCGCGACTGTGCCGCCGCCATGAAGAAGGAAGGGGAAGGGCGCGGCTGGTTCGACGTCTCGACCCTGAAGGAGCCGTATCGCATCGAGGGAAAGAAGACGATGGGATACGAGATCGCCGAGCAGCTCGAATGGGAGCTGCCCGACTGGATCCTCTACCCCACGGGCGGGGGCACCGGGCTGATTGGCATGGTCAAGGCCTTCGACGAGATGGAAGCGCTCGGCTGGATCGGACCGCGACGTCCCCGGATGGTGGCGGTCCAGGCCCAGGGGTGCGCTCCCATCGTGCGCGCCTTTGAGGAGGGGAAAGAGGCGGCTTCGCCTTGGGAAGACGCCGAGACCCGCGCCTGGGGATTGCGCGTGCCGGCACCGCTGGGCGACCGCCTGATCCTGCAGGGGGTGCGCGCCACGCGCGGCACGGCCCTGGCGGTGAGCGACACGGAGATGGAGCAGGGTTCCGCCTCTCTGGCGCGCTCGGCGGGAATCCTGGCCTGTCCGGAAGGAGGATCGACGGTCGCGGCGCTGCGCCGCCTGTGTGGCGATGGAACGATCCGGCCGGGCGAGCGCGCGGTGGTCTTCAACACCGGCACCGGGCTGAAGTACCTTGACAGCGCCTCCGCCCCGGGACCAGGATGA
- the folB gene encoding dihydroneopterin aldolase, whose product MKEKILLSGVRFHGYHGLTRMEREVGGRYSIDLELTFDYSRAIATDRIADTLDYRKVHRIVQKIGRGDSFRLIEALAGRIVAALFDAVPAEEILIRVRKETPVLDGIVESVGVELRRSRPRS is encoded by the coding sequence ATGAAGGAGAAGATCCTCCTCTCCGGCGTCCGCTTCCACGGTTATCACGGGCTCACCCGCATGGAGCGCGAGGTGGGCGGTCGTTATTCCATCGATCTCGAATTGACCTTCGACTACTCGCGTGCCATCGCCACGGACCGCATCGCCGACACCCTCGACTATCGCAAGGTGCACCGCATCGTCCAGAAGATCGGCAGGGGAGACTCGTTCCGCCTGATCGAGGCGCTGGCGGGAAGGATCGTCGCGGCCCTGTTCGACGCGGTGCCCGCGGAAGAGATTCTGATCCGGGTACGCAAGGAGACGCCGGTTCTGGATGGCATCGTCGAGTCGGTGGGGGTGGAGCTGCGCCGCTCCCGGCCGCGGAGCTGA
- a CDS encoding HAD family hydrolase codes for MPELDTARIRGIVFDLWNTLAFNDHHPNPLIALADAFHLRGRPGWSKILETAMMLRPLPGIESGIEALEQATGKTLPPGGAADLAQLWSTACRKTRFFPDVPPALERLAGRYGLGLLSNTQSFDMEFMDETSLPLKARLFSFEAGLLKPDPEVFAQMAARLDAQPGELLMVGDNLRDDVRGAEAAGMQALLIRRRGAELSFVEAHADRRPLSSLWQLVEILQA; via the coding sequence ATGCCTGAACTCGACACGGCCCGCATCCGCGGGATCGTCTTCGATCTCTGGAACACCCTCGCCTTCAACGATCACCACCCGAACCCGCTGATCGCTCTCGCCGACGCATTCCACCTGCGCGGGCGTCCGGGATGGTCGAAGATCCTCGAGACGGCGATGATGTTGCGCCCCTTGCCAGGCATCGAATCCGGAATCGAAGCCCTGGAGCAGGCCACGGGAAAGACCCTGCCTCCCGGCGGGGCCGCCGATCTCGCGCAGCTCTGGAGCACCGCCTGCAGGAAGACCCGCTTCTTCCCGGACGTCCCGCCGGCTCTCGAGCGCCTTGCGGGGCGATACGGGCTCGGACTGCTGTCCAACACCCAGTCGTTCGATATGGAGTTCATGGATGAGACCTCTCTCCCCCTGAAGGCGCGGCTTTTCTCCTTCGAGGCCGGACTCCTGAAGCCGGATCCGGAAGTGTTCGCACAAATGGCGGCGCGTCTCGATGCTCAGCCGGGGGAGCTGCTGATGGTGGGCGACAACCTGCGGGACGACGTGCGCGGGGCCGAGGCGGCCGGGATGCAGGCGCTGCTCATCCGTCGGCGCGGCGCGGAGCTCTCCTTCGTCGAGGCGCATGCCGATCGCCGCCCTCTGTCGAGCTTGTGGCAGCTCGTGGAGATCCTGCAGGCTTGA